One window of the Lytechinus pictus isolate F3 Inbred chromosome 5, Lp3.0, whole genome shotgun sequence genome contains the following:
- the LOC129260317 gene encoding repulsive guidance molecule A-like, whose amino-acid sequence MFLFILFSFLQLTVIIKPFRDGECAQRKLYQATAGNLPTTFDDGTITSGREKGVVIIEVIPDEHIEIHIRYIATLIVIRQVGRYITFAIRMPEELIQSQGAEDMQLCVRGCPVSEQIDYATFLSQTTRADRNYKELRTEAIAKCKEAKIYDEYLDSCVFDLLTTGDANFTQAAKSALTDVNRLHPNASFLFKNRTSVFENASFPGYRDIDGGAPPRTYLFRHLQFNLAMVLLSILISSYMSSWCHIQR is encoded by the coding sequence atgtttttattcattcttttttcatttctgcaGTTGACTGTGATTATCAAACCCTTCCGGGACGGCGAGTGCGCACAGAGGAAACTGTACCAGGCCACCGCTGGAAATCTACCCACAACTTTTGACGACGGGACAATCACGAGCGGTCGCGAGAAAGGCGTCGTCATCATCGAAGTCATCCCCGATGAGCACATCGAGATTCACATTCGGTACATCGCGACGTTGATTGTCATCCGCCAAGTCGGCCGATATATCACTTTTGCCATTCGAATGCCTGAGGAACTGATCCAATCCCAAGGCGCAGAAGACATGCAGCTCTGCGTCCGGGGTTGTCCGGTCTCAGAACAGATCGACTATGCCACGTTCTTGAGCCAAACTACGCGTGCAGATCGCAACTACAAAGAGCTCCGGACAGAAGCCATTGCCAAATGCAAAGAAGCTAAAATCTACGACGAATATTTAGACTCGTGCGTCTTCGATCTCCTCACAACGGGCGACGCGAACTTTACACAAGCCGCGAAGAGCGCCCTCACCGACGTAAATCGTCTTCATCCAAATGCTTCCTTTCTTTTCAAAAACAGGACTAGTGTGTTTGAAAATGCATCCTTCCCAGGATACAGGGACATTGATGGTGGAGCGCCACCAAGAACTTATTTATTTCGTCACCTACAGTTCAACCTAGCAATGGTACTTCTCTCAATACTCATCAGTAGTTATATGTCTTCATGGTGTCATATTCAACGGTGA